Proteins from a single region of Chloroflexota bacterium:
- a CDS encoding transposase, giving the protein MSLVDNRTFKRLYYHVLTHSPTQADIIAFFQPFAAMVQARQLSVKGITTDGSALYPGAIQAVWGELPHQICVFHVSKDLHQAVVRAVAQVRKQLAARQPVLKRGRPRGANRTRAQQRQRLQTKIGDLFEHRHLFVQRELTANEQATLTRITRGQPQLRALRAICDQIYQLFDRRCRTETARAKLATLRKRVQRFKSLRQVLKGLFAAPIEKALTFLDDRLMGATSNAVERSNRRFRKMQQTVYRVRTAAHVRARIALDLFREADAPPRTATLNQLHQQRRRP; this is encoded by the coding sequence TTGTCGCTGGTCGACAATCGCACGTTCAAGCGGCTGTACTACCACGTGCTGACGCACAGCCCCACGCAGGCGGATATCATCGCCTTCTTCCAACCGTTTGCGGCCATGGTGCAGGCGCGCCAGTTGAGTGTCAAGGGCATCACGACCGATGGTTCGGCGTTGTATCCGGGCGCGATCCAAGCGGTCTGGGGTGAGCTGCCACATCAGATCTGCGTGTTTCATGTCAGCAAGGACCTGCACCAGGCTGTGGTACGTGCCGTGGCGCAGGTGCGCAAGCAGTTAGCGGCGCGCCAACCCGTGCTCAAGCGCGGCCGGCCCCGCGGCGCGAACCGCACGCGGGCGCAGCAGCGGCAACGCCTGCAGACCAAGATCGGCGACCTGTTTGAGCATCGCCACCTGTTCGTGCAGCGTGAGCTGACGGCCAACGAGCAGGCCACGCTCACGCGCATCACACGCGGCCAGCCGCAGTTGCGCGCGCTGCGTGCGATCTGCGATCAGATCTACCAACTCTTTGATCGCCGCTGCCGGACGGAGACGGCGCGGGCCAAATTGGCCACGTTGCGCAAACGCGTCCAGCGCTTCAAGTCCTTGCGCCAGGTGTTGAAAGGGTTGTTTGCGGCTCCAATCGAAAAAGCGCTGACCTTTCTGGACGATCGACTGATGGGCGCGACGTCGAACGCGGTCGAACGGTCGAATCGGCGCTTCCGCAAGATGCAGCAGACGGTCTACCGCGTGCGCACGGCGGCGCATGTCCGGGCGCGCATTGCGCTGGATCTCTTCCGCGAAGCCGACGCACCACCGCGGACTGCAACGCTCAACCAGCTTCACCAGCAACGGCGGCGGCCATAA
- a CDS encoding PAS domain S-box protein, with protein sequence MLLAPPSARMRRIQWTLPVALGIVAVLFEFGLAHWVHNVFGDVAYFGVDVVFYATVVPLIAWLITRRLASWLEAKEGAEQRARATERRLASISAASADAILGLDPDGRIGSWNRGAEMLFGFSPAEICGRPLADLLGSGDAAQVESHWLTEAVQSAGFVRGHETTCQDAAQHQVAVELTATRLTDDAGNPLGMSVILRDVSERKRRTEDIQRLNDSLSAQVAARTRELAEKVEELARANVELQELDQMRSDFVSLLAHQLRAPLANMAGAVERIQTDCGAMNPTCTRMVAILNQQTQRLDRLAREVLSAAAIESGQLALHPEPVSVLPIVQQVAEQMRTRGRAFRLPTKPGLPLVFADRDRVAEVLANLCDNADKYSPPGNDVLIEARADETHVTLSVRDLGPGVPPHALERIFDKFYRTDSSDAQPVYGYGLGLYICRRLVDAQGGHIWAENHPDGGAVFSFTLPAAR encoded by the coding sequence ATGCTCCTCGCTCCACCGTCCGCGCGTATGCGTCGCATTCAATGGACGCTTCCTGTGGCGCTCGGCATCGTGGCAGTACTATTCGAATTTGGATTGGCGCACTGGGTGCACAATGTCTTCGGTGACGTCGCGTATTTCGGCGTGGACGTCGTTTTCTACGCGACCGTCGTGCCGCTGATTGCGTGGTTGATCACTCGCCGGCTCGCGTCCTGGCTGGAGGCAAAAGAAGGCGCCGAGCAACGAGCCCGCGCGACGGAGCGCCGGCTCGCCTCGATTAGCGCTGCGTCCGCCGACGCGATTCTCGGCCTTGATCCGGATGGACGCATTGGATCGTGGAATCGCGGCGCAGAGATGCTCTTTGGTTTTTCGCCTGCGGAGATTTGCGGACGGCCGCTGGCCGATTTGCTCGGCAGCGGCGATGCCGCGCAAGTCGAATCGCACTGGCTCACGGAGGCGGTGCAATCTGCGGGATTCGTGCGCGGGCACGAAACGACGTGCCAGGATGCCGCTCAACATCAAGTGGCCGTGGAACTGACCGCCACGCGCTTGACGGACGATGCGGGAAACCCGCTCGGCATGTCCGTCATCCTGCGCGATGTCAGCGAGCGCAAACGCCGCACCGAAGATATCCAGCGGCTCAACGACAGTCTGAGCGCACAGGTTGCTGCCCGCACGCGTGAACTCGCGGAGAAGGTCGAAGAACTCGCGCGCGCGAATGTCGAATTGCAGGAACTCGACCAGATGCGCTCCGATTTTGTCTCTCTCCTCGCACACCAACTGCGCGCCCCGCTGGCCAATATGGCCGGCGCCGTCGAACGCATCCAAACAGACTGCGGGGCGATGAACCCCACCTGCACGCGCATGGTGGCGATTCTGAACCAGCAAACTCAGCGGCTCGACCGGCTGGCGCGCGAGGTGCTCAGCGCGGCGGCCATCGAATCGGGCCAGCTCGCCTTGCATCCCGAACCCGTTTCCGTGCTGCCGATTGTTCAGCAAGTCGCCGAACAAATGCGCACACGCGGACGGGCGTTCCGCCTGCCGACCAAGCCCGGACTGCCGCTCGTCTTCGCCGATCGCGACCGCGTCGCCGAGGTGCTTGCCAACTTGTGCGATAACGCGGACAAGTACTCGCCGCCGGGCAACGACGTGCTGATCGAGGCGCGTGCGGACGAAACACACGTCACGCTCAGCGTGCGCGATCTCGGTCCCGGCGTGCCGCCGCACGCGCTGGAACGCATTTTCGACAAATTTTACCGTACTGACAGCAGCGACGCGCAGCCCGTCTATGGATACGGCCTCGGCCTCTACATCTGCCGCCGCCTGGTTGACGCGCAGGGCGGGCACATCTGGGCGGAGAATCATCCCGACGGCGGCGCCGTCTTCTCGTTCACACTGCCCGCCGCGAGGTGA
- a CDS encoding response regulator transcription factor encodes MQTLLLIDDDPVLRELLSSQLQAAGYRVQAAPDGPTGLILAAEASPDLVVLDVMMPGMDGWEVCRRLREKSPAAVIMLTAKGTEIDKLRGFRLGVDDYVTKPFSFAELMARVGAVLARVERGRRPTHRLTSGDLTIDFDQRRVSVAGRAVELTPTEYRLLELLAHHAKRPVPSETLLEQVWGAEYAGEIEHVKHFIWTLRKKIEADPGDPKHLITERGFGYRLE; translated from the coding sequence ATGCAGACGCTCCTCCTGATTGACGACGACCCCGTCCTGCGTGAACTGTTGTCCAGCCAGTTGCAGGCGGCGGGTTATCGCGTGCAGGCGGCTCCCGATGGACCCACCGGGCTGATACTCGCCGCCGAAGCCAGTCCTGACCTTGTCGTGTTGGACGTGATGATGCCCGGCATGGACGGCTGGGAAGTGTGCCGGCGGCTGCGCGAGAAATCGCCCGCGGCGGTCATCATGCTCACCGCGAAAGGCACAGAGATCGACAAGCTGCGCGGCTTTCGCCTCGGCGTAGACGACTATGTGACCAAGCCGTTCTCCTTCGCGGAACTGATGGCGCGCGTTGGCGCCGTCCTGGCGCGCGTTGAGCGTGGACGCCGCCCGACCCATCGCCTGACGAGCGGCGATTTGACGATTGATTTCGACCAGCGGCGCGTGAGCGTCGCCGGGCGCGCCGTCGAACTCACGCCGACGGAGTATCGCCTGCTCGAATTGCTCGCGCACCATGCGAAGCGCCCCGTGCCGAGCGAGACGCTCCTCGAACAGGTGTGGGGGGCGGAGTATGCCGGCGAAATCGAGCACGTCAAGCATTTTATCTGGACGCTGCGCAAGAAGATCGAAGCCGATCCGGGCGACCCCAAACATCTCATCACCGAGCGGGGGTTCGGCTATCGGTTAGAATAA